The stretch of DNA TCAAACATCCCAGAAAACAACTCAAAAGCTTCATTTATCATACAATTCTTCCTAATATAAGCTGTTATCATCGCATTATACGAAGCAATACTTCGTTCAGGCATTTTATCAAACATCTTCCGTGCATTGTCAATGTCTCCATTTTGCGCATAAGCAGAAAGCATGGCTGTCCAAGATATGATATTTTTGTTCGGCATACCAAAGAAAACTGACTCAGCTTCTCTAATATCACCATTTCTTCCATGTTTCGTGATCCGGGCGTTGAATGAAACAAGAGATTTACTGGTTCTGTGGCTTTTTTCAGAGTCCAAATGGGCTTTCGGTGGAGTCCCAGATGAAACGGGGGAATGAAAATTTCTATACTTTATGGGTTGATAGAAAACTCTAGTTGTGGGTTTCAATGGCGTAATGTTCAAAATTCGTAACTGATATCCAAATGTTGAAACATGAAATCTCATTGTCCAACAATAGAACACTCATGCAGAGGTTAATGGAGCAACAATACTCATTTTTTCTGGAGTCTCCGACAAAATCGAAACGGTATTACCTGTCCCTAACAGAAACTATTACAATACAACTGTTCTTGTAGCtctctcttttttatttataataacgGTAATTGCATTAGAGATGGGGAATTTTTAGAATAGTAAatgcaataaaattataatttttgtttttaaaatttttatttttgaaaaataaaaatatattctataactatttctatttttttcaatttaagaaaaaaacgaaaatatgttctataaaatttatttttatttttatttttatttgtttattttatttaattaataaattttataaatgataatttatttgataattagttataattattaaataaatagttttgacatttatagaatttaattaaaaaatatggtattattgaaacaAAAATAAGTTGTTgaaaaaagtggtaaaattgtaactagagattgatTCTTTGTTTGGCCGGCCTTAGAAATGAATTTtgcctaatattttattcttttttaatccatataattcatcCCTAagtcctagttgaaacactataaaaggttGCTCTCATTTTATCCTCTTGTCAACTTTTGACAATTTGACTATTGCcttcaacctagatgagagaatAGTGATTTCAATCtctttcattgttcttcaccatatttGAAACCTTGATTGATAGAGTGttatgcccacacatagcaagtcaagtagtcaatcatagtgagtaagacactGGTAACTGTTGCCTTGAATTTTTCTCAAAATACGTGGTCGCGGCTGCGAGTGACACGTGGATCTCAAGGACACCTCACCCACGAAATTAGCTAAGTCATATATAGACGAGGAAGTGAGCCCCCGGAGGGGCACATAAAGCGTGTCTCTCCTCTCCGGGAGCTAGAAATACACTAAAGCATCTCCGGGCTAAGGAGAACCTGTTCGAACAATCGCTTCGCATTTAATGCGGCATGAGGGAAACGTCTTGGAACGCCCATAAAAGGACATGACAGATGGCGTAAGCCTCATTTACAGCGATTACACGATAATCAATTGGTCTAGTGATGGCTCCATTAtgaagaatcacatcaatcaaagGAGGATAAAGATTACTCTCACCTAATCCCTATGATACCTACGGTATAGGTCATGGATACCCTTGTGTACATCTCATGGGAACTTGTGCACACACATTCCTGGCACTCAAAGACAAGTGATCCCTTTTTAGCTATCCTTACAAAATTCTATAAATACCCCTGAACAAAATGGGAAAGGGGGTCGatcgaaaaaaaataagagagagagagagagagagagagagagagagaactcaCCAAGAATATTCTCTGTACAAGAACTCTCATTAATAAAAAAGACGCGTGGACTacggctcattaatgcccgaaccacgtaaaaaaccacCTGCATTAATTATTCCAAAGCTCTCATCATTATCTCATTTACTTGGTTGTCGAAAACCTTGATCAAtagtaaccaaacccgaatgagagaaagagatccaagttcaaatcttgataatgctctgctacagaaaggaatcaagggctagagatcttgaacgggaggagtcattatattccgctgcaaccaatgtaaggttttcttaaacctttatgtgtttaatttcattgttttagagatattcatatttaggatgttaatcaacatacttgttagtaaattagTTCAGTGAACTTTTTTCTTTTAGTATTGCGAACaacctcattataatacttggcattAAATAAATCCCAAAATTCTTTCCAAGTTGTCGTAGTGATGTCTCGAGTGAGGGATACCATCTCCCACCACATGAGTCGtcttcctggaactgaaatgtaacgtccccgcttcaagcctttATTGGGCCTTACACTCACGGAatgatgactcttatacacgagtacctCACTCTGGTTGCTTCATGGAATGACGACTAACCCTACAAATCAACACGAGTATTTCCAGCgtgttttgtcctcactcgcacacaACCTGAGAAATTACCCCAGAAATTAACCCAGATCAAGCATGCTTGACCGTGATGGGCTACTGAAAATAAAGatgtatcttttttttttatataggtagtattaatcaatccatttaagccctcttcaactatgtagtctcatacccacattctcagaatcatcacataTGACCTTCCCCAAACGTTGTGCGATTGTACAGCTACCGGTCTTTCCCTTTTGGATCACGGGCTTTGACTGTCACAataacaaggtgcatcttgtttttcgatagcccatcacgaaagaactccacagttaagtgtgcttgacctggagtaaTTTTAGGATGAGTGACATTTGGGAAGTTTTCTTTTTaagtgtgcgagtgaggacaaaacatgttagaaacactcgtgttggtttgtagagTTAATCGTCAGTCCATAAAATAGACAGAGTGACGTATTTGTGTATAAGAATTATCATTCTGTAAATATACATATTATACGAGAAAGCAAGGAAAACTTCTAGAACTAAATCTTtgtattttatttgatgaactaaatctttgtatttttaaatgggaaatttgaaattatatgcATATTAGGGATTAAAATTGGTATCCTAATCTAAAACTATACATAATTTGTAAAATGGGATAACTTTTACTTAAACCTAATTTTACCCCCCTCATTTCTAAactgactctctctctctctctctctctctctctctctctctctctctctctctctctctctctctctctctctctctctagcgtTTGAAATTGCACCACCACGATTCCCCACTCGAACGAAGAACCCACCGAACCCACCACCCCACGGAGGGAACCCATCCACTGAGCACGCGACGAGCCTTTCCCCTttcggttttttaatttttttttcttattgattaTGGTGAAAATGTTGTTagttgatagatttaggttggaTATGTGCATTCTTGATTAGATCTAGGGTTAGATGGAGTAGATCTAGGGTCTGTGATCTTTCTGGGCAAGAAAATCCGATTTTCTGGTTTGATATGAGCTTGAAGATGAAGGCCCGATGCATGGCCCGATGGTCCGATGCATggcccgatgtagggcccgatggtCTGATGCCCATTttggattttttaaatttttttttatttataggattggcccgatgggcccgatgtagggcccgatggtcggcccgatggtcagatgcccattttggatttttttaaattttttttctatttataagactggtccgatgggcccgatgtagggcccgatggtcggcccgatggtcagatgcccactttatttttttttaattttttttcattttataggactggcccgatgggcccgatgtagggcccgatggtcagatgactggcccgatgtagggcccgatgcccactttaatttttttttttttttataacaaagagagaagaagagagtggggAAGCGGTAATGTAaatgggggtattttagggatattCTAAAATATGTCATATCCCacaaatattaaatgttatgtgttttaaaaaaaaaatattaagtatatgtaagtataaaaaatcaaatttgtcTTTTAAATCAAAACAAACATCACAGTTGGGGGAAGTCACTGGATTATTCCAGATCATTCTTAACGACCCTCTTAAGTTAACCACAATTGATCTTTATAATAAATGAGAAAATGCCCCATATATAAAGCCCATCGTGCTCTTTTCTAAGGACAACCAAAACAAAATAACCAATTATAGTATAACTGCTCAAGTCAAAGAAAGACTACTCTTTCTTCCTTTTCTCTAATTCACCGAAAATGTTCAGAAATGCTTCAAAGAAGAGTAACCACAACAACACTCGTCTCTATGACGTTCTTGGAGTTTCAAACAACGCTTCCCCTGATGATTTGAAGAAGGCATACAAAAAAGCTGCCATGAAAAACCACCCCGACAAGGGTGGTGATCCTGAAAAGGttctttctttattattaaaaaactaattatatttcaTTTTGTTTGAATATCATTACTGATATTGTACTTGGGAATTAATAGTTTAAGGAGGTGGGTCAGGCATATGAGGTTTTGAGTAACCCTGAGAAGCGTGCATTGTATGACGAGTATGGTGAGGATGGGCTCAAGAACGGAATGGGTTATGATGATGACTTCATGAACGATGCTGACCCTTTTGATCTCTTCAACAGTTTCTTTAATGGTAATGGATTCAACAAAAGAAGTGGAAAGAAACGAAGTGGAGATATTGTTAAGCCTCTGAGAGTTTCTTTGGAGAATCTTTACTTGGGTACTTCCAAGAAAATCTCCATTTCAAGAAATGTAATATGCTCCAACTGTAATGGGTATGTTTgtctattaatttttctaaacaaTTCTTCGGTTTAACTTCTTGAATTAACAATGTGTTTGTATTTTAGGAAGGGTTCCAAATCGGGAAATTCAATCATCTGTAGTGGGTGCCAAGGGAGAGGAATGAAGGTGATGACAAAGCTGTTGGGGCCCAACGTGGTACAACAGTCTCAGAGTGTATGTAAAGATTGTAAAGGGAATGGTGAAATAATTTCTGAGGATGACCGTTGTTCCACTTGCAAAGGGGAAAAAGTTGTTCAAGAAAAGAAGATTAAAGAAGTCATTGTTGATATAGGCATGCAGAATGGACAGAAGATTACATTCTCTGGTGAATCTGATGAAGCTGTATgtatatttgtttcttctttctTTATTAGTTTTTACTGAGTTGGGTTTTGATGAATTCTATTAATGGTTTGTTTGGTTGTCGTTTTTTCAGCCTGACACTGAACCAGGAGATGTCGTTTTTGTCATAGAACAAAAGGAACACCCTAAGTTTAAGAGGAATGGGGTTGACCTTTTCTATGATCATACTTTGATTCTTGCTGAAGCATTGTGTGGCTTTCAGTTTGTATTGACTCATTTGGATGGTCGTCGTTTGCTCATCAAATCCAACCCCGGTGAAGTTGTCAAGCATGGTAAGTAATAtcaatacatatttataaatttatatagagATAATTGGATGATTCCTTTTTATATTTGGTGTTAGGCGTGTCGATCTTTTGACTAGTGTTAAGCTAGTCTTATCGTATTTCACCTGTTTTTCGTGTCAAGTCGTGTCAATCTCTTTGACCCGCGTTTAGTTTTTCCCATCCTAACTCATAAAATTCGTGTCGGTATGTATAGCAATGCTTTTAACAGAAATTGTGTGTATGGCAGATTCGTACAAGGTAATCAGTGAGGAGGGAATGCCAATGTATGGGAAGCCATTCATGAAGGGAAATCTGTACATTCATTTTAATGTGGAGTTTCCAAATTCCATGAGCCCTGAACAGGTTAAGGCATTGGAAACTATTCTGCCTCCAAAGCCATTGTTGTCTCAACAAGTTTCGGATATGACGATAGAGGAGTGTGAGGAGACAACACTGCATGATGTCAACATTGAGGAGGAGATGCGGCAAAAGCAGAATTTTCAGAGTGAAGCATACGAAGAAGATAATGGCCGATTTGGCGGCCAGGGAGTGCAGTGTGCCCAACAATGagtatattttacaaaaaaaaaataaaaaaataaaaaaaatgaatgcaGTGTACAGTGCTGTATACAGCAATGAGATAAggaatggtttttttttttttttgttgaaatatgtaattatgtacattaaagaaaaaaaaatagaatttgaatttgaattttccttaaaaaaattatttttttatagttctatttttaaaaattattttgtgaaaataatgtcttttttttatttttctgataTTTGAAAATAAGGTTTTTTACTTTtgttgataaatatatatatatattttacttttaaaaacaaaaacagtaTTTAATTATAGTGTCAAGTAACCTTGTAATTGgaagtgattatattatttgaattttttatttgactaagtaaTTGTAATTGAATGTAATTGACGGTTTTCACTGTACTCTAATTCTCACTCTCCttgtaattataaatatgttGGGAAAGTTTAcgaataaattagaattaagtgtaattaaaagtaattatctAGTATAAGGGACATTATAGAATTAGTTAGCAAATTATATGCAATACTAAGATACTTAggcactaataatatttttaagggtgcgtttggaaagtcacaatgtaattggatttgtgtgtaattggaggtaattatacaatttgatatgtttgtctgaccatgtaattacactgtaattgtgtaattagaagtaattgagggattccaattacactctccaattctcatggcccccatgagaattgaatgtaattacactgtgtaattattaaaaacttttcatattaaacattagctattaaaaaatattattttcctatgtaattactaactattttgccaaacaagatattagaaattcatatgtaattaccacctcatatccaaacacaccttgtattttaaaatatagtgtaattactacactgtgtaattaccaccctaataattatcctatttagtaattacacaaatACTTCCAAACACCCTAAATAATTCTCATGTTTAACTCACATAATTTACACGAAATAATTGAAAGTTCTCAATTATACTCATCAATTCTcttactgtgtaattactagtaATTAGACTAAATGCTCAATTACTTCCAAAGCACTAAAGTAATAAAATACTATACTTCTGATTCGGTTTCAATTGCTGCATTAAAGTAATAGTTTGCAAATGATAAGGATAAACATTATTAtattcaacaaaaaaatatgtgcttttaatagaaaataacagataacgtaaaaaaatatacatatattattattatttctgcTTTTCTCTTTGAATATTGTCAGGTTTCCATGAAGATCCCACTATTGTGTCTACAGTCTACTACACAAATATTATAGAATGAAACAACCAAtgaattgaataaaaaaaaaatcactataAAATTTCCAAAAAGTGTTGCTTTGAGAGTTAAATTTATTCACTGTGGAATTTCTACCTTCTTCTGAAAATACCGAAATATTTGTAGAACTGAAAACGTTGGTTTTTCCCGAGATACAATGCATAATTTAGCTACAGCCAGAAGACTTCTAAGCTCTCTATTATCATAGGTATTGCCCAGATCAGGATCTATCATGTTATGGATGGAGTTTCGGAATCGAGACTCCTGGATCCATTGCACCAAATCAGCATCACCATTATCTGAGGATTGACCAGTAACCAGCTCCAAGATCAGCACACCAAGTTGGTATATAATGTTACTACATTCCTGATCCATACTATCTACAAATACAATGCAGGAACAGAGATAAACCGAAAATGTTACAATAAAGAGAAAAAGGGTAACCAAAATGCCCGGTATGAATATGATGAGTAAAATGAACCTACCTTTTGAGCATGAGGTATGAGGCACTGTTTCATTATCTCCAGTAGAAGTAACAATGCCAATATCAGAGAGCTGTGGAAAGAATAGGGAAGCTTTAACTTGGATTTTGAAAAGTGAACTACAATAGAAGTGTGAGTGTATAGGAATGTAAAGATTCTACCTTTGCGTTGAAATTCTCGTCTAGCATGATGTTACTTGAGTTTATGGAGACATGGTAGATTGGTGGATCATTGAAGAGAAGCAAGTATTCCTGCATTCAAAATAACAATGGTCAAATTTAAAATGCAAAACAAGACAAAACTCTAATATCCAGCGTTAAAAATTAGTACATTGAGCCTAAATTGTTAGAGAAACAAAACCCAGCATAGACATATTATTTGAATAGTCCCAACGTtcataagagaaaaaaaaaaagttgtcatatCATAACACCTGCTTAGATATGGACAGATTGAGAGTTAATGACACAAAAATGTTATAAATTGGACAAATATGTCAGCTTAAACTTTGTACACATTTGTTGAGTATCTGTTTAACTAAACCTTCTACAATTATTTCTTCTCACatgttttgatttttcttttctagAAGAGAGTGAATGAGGTTCCCCATTGTTCCTACACGTTAAATTATCCCGAATCAATGCAAGCAAATTGGTGAAAATTGCTTGAGAACCTTGATTATCCTTCCCTCTAGGGAGGAAAAAAAAGCTAAAGACGAGGTTCAGACATAGAATCATCATGAAGACACAACCTACACCTTTTGAAGATAAAGTTGTATATTACAGATTAGGCAAAGGTGTGTAATTATTCGAAAATTTTCAGTACATCCACAGTTATTTCAAGTCAGATGCCATagttttgtttatttaatattttatcaacTTTAGAATTCTGTATGCATGATAAGACTTGTTATCATTTGTCACTAGAATAATGGTACAAGTATATAACATACCAATGCAGCTACTACTCCCGTAGCTATTTGTAGCCTAGTCCTCCAATTAAGGGGAGTTCTAAGAGGATCTGTCAAAAACCAATGATAAGAGTTAAATTTGTGTTACACAtacacaattacaaaatctagaaatgtataaatatatatacatacataccaTTAAGATGCTCCTTCAAGCTCCCATTTTCTACGTTGTCAAACACCAACAATCTGCCAATAGGAACAAAAGTTATAATTAATTTGACAGGCACCAAATAATATATTCTCCTTCAAAGATCGTCTTTAGCCTAAATAGTTAAACATGCTGTCAATCCATAGAAAACATCTCAGTTTTAAAGAATgtatatttatactatatattaaGATGTGGATAGTAAGGTTCAAGAATCCATTTAGCGGACACATAGATGTACTCTGGAACAGGACACATGAAAAAATAAGTGCCATCATTTATCTAaccaaatattaaaatgaacAGCATACTCATTAAACTATTCAAGGTTTTTCTAATTCACAACAATGCAAATGTATCAGTTCA from Cannabis sativa cultivar Pink pepper isolate KNU-18-1 chromosome 2, ASM2916894v1, whole genome shotgun sequence encodes:
- the LOC115718600 gene encoding dnaJ protein homolog 1; translation: MFRNASKKSNHNNTRLYDVLGVSNNASPDDLKKAYKKAAMKNHPDKGGDPEKFKEVGQAYEVLSNPEKRALYDEYGEDGLKNGMGYDDDFMNDADPFDLFNSFFNGNGFNKRSGKKRSGDIVKPLRVSLENLYLGTSKKISISRNVICSNCNGKGSKSGNSIICSGCQGRGMKVMTKLLGPNVVQQSQSVCKDCKGNGEIISEDDRCSTCKGEKVVQEKKIKEVIVDIGMQNGQKITFSGESDEAPDTEPGDVVFVIEQKEHPKFKRNGVDLFYDHTLILAEALCGFQFVLTHLDGRRLLIKSNPGEVVKHDSYKVISEEGMPMYGKPFMKGNLYIHFNVEFPNSMSPEQVKALETILPPKPLLSQQVSDMTIEECEETTLHDVNIEEEMRQKQNFQSEAYEEDNGRFGGQGVQCAQQ
- the LOC115721272 gene encoding probable receptor-like protein kinase At1g49730, whose protein sequence is MDLPIRKFSLNLLAWLHRSRRRRLSFIKRYAYKDIKRATDGFHRIVYSNNHSAAYKAKFRDGGIVLVKEITDINQEKEVFYREVQLLGCLHHRHLLTLRGFSFGHKKRLLVFDNVENGSLKEHLNDPLRTPLNWRTRLQIATGVVAALEYLLLFNDPPIYHVSINSSNIMLDENFNAKLSDIGIVTSTGDNETVPHTSCSKDSMDQECSNIIYQLGVLILELVTGQSSDNGDADLVQWIQESRFRNSIHNMIDPDLGNTYDNRELRSLLAVAKLCIVSREKPTFSVLQIFRYFQKKVEIPQ